In the genome of Deltaproteobacteria bacterium, the window GATCAGTTTGTTGATGAAGCCGGCGACAAACACGCCGTCGAGGCCATTCACCACCGCGCCCAAACTCGTACCCGACGTCGTGCCGAAGTAAAACTGCGACTCTCCCGCGCTCAACGCCGAAAAAGCGATCGGTGCATTGGGCATCAGCACGAGCTGCACGTCGAGGTTGCGCTTGCGAAAGAATCCTTGGTTCTGCGCGACGATTAAAATCCCTTCGCGCTCGCTAAAACTCGCCGGCGTGATCACGACTTTCGCCGGCGCATTGGCCGCAGCGCAATAGTTGGCAGCGCTGCTAAGCGACAAAATCGCCAAACCGATTACCAGTATATTTTTCATCTTTTTCTATCGCTTCCTAACACCGCAAAGAAAATCCCCCTCGATCCCCCTTTTTCAAAGGGGGAAGAAGAGTCAATTCCCCTCTTTCGCAAAGAGGCGCGAGGGGTGATTTTTTTCCGAACCTCACATCTGCTGTTTGCGCCCGATCTCGCGCAACAACTTCTCCCAGCGCTCCGCGGCTTTGTCGTACTGAGCCGTCGACATACCGGCTTCCGGATACCAAAGTTTGTAGCTCACCGGCTTGAACACGCTGCCGTATTCCAAATCGCCGAGAATTTTCGCGGCTTCGGGACCGAGGAGAAAGTCGGTTAGCAAGACCGCGGCAAAAGAATGCGGTGCTTGCGCGACCAGCGAAACACCGCCGGCGTTGGTCGGCACCACCTCCATCGCCGCCCAGTCGATCGGCGCGCCTTTCGCCTTCGCTTCCAGCGCATGATCGCGGAAGATCGTCGGCGACAACGCGACTTCACCAGACATGACCAAATCCGCCATCGCCCGGCCGGAGACGTTGTGTAAAGCGATGTCTTGCACGCGCAATTTCTTGACGAACTCTTCGCCTTTGATCTTGAGAATCGCCCCCAGCGTGCGCGTGCCGGTCTCGTTGGAAACGAAACCGATTTTGCCTTTTAGCTCCGGCTTCAAAAGATCGCCGTAATTTTTCGGCACCGCCGATGCGGGAATTAAATTCGTGTTGTAACCGACACCCATGTAAGTCTCGCGGTCGATGCCCCAATAGACCAAACCTTTGCCGGCGCTCTCTTTTGCGTGCGCCGGATATTTGGCCAAATGAACCGAGGTGTAAGGAATCAGCAATTTATTCTCGCGCAAGTAGCGCAGCGTCGGCAAGGTGGTCTCGATCACGTCGGCGATGATCTGCTTTGCCTGCGCCTCGGCGGTCACTTTGGTCATGATATCGGTACTGGTGCCGCGGTACGGTTCGATCTTGATGCCGTATTTTTTCTCGAAGCCCGAAGCCAAATCTTTGTACGAGCTCCCGGCCAGCGAAGTGTACCAAGTCACTTTGCCCTCGCCCTTGGCGCCGGCGATCAAACGTTGCTCGCGGTCCGTGCCGGTGTAGGCGGCGAGCTCGGCAAGCGTCATTGGCTTCTTGGTCTGCGCATCGGCAATGCCGAGTCCCAAGAACAAAAAGACCGCCGAGATAACTCCGACCTCCCCCTTTGAAAAAGGGGGAACGAGGGGGATTTGAATTTTGTGCACAAAAGAAAATCCCCCCATGCCCCCCTTTTTCAAAGGGGGGATAAATCGACGGAGCGATGCGCGCAAGGCACTGAAATATTGATTCATCAATCTCGCGCCTGAAAGTTTTACCAGCATACCAACCTCCCTCACTCGCCACGCTGGATCGTCAGCGAGAAATCGCCCTTGCGAATGTAAACGTGGCCCAGTTTCTTCTTGCTTATCTCTTCGACCAAACGCACCAGCGGTTTGCGCGCGTCCAAATATTCCTTGCGCGGCGGCGCGAGCTTCAACGCGTCGACGAACTCCGGCCCGGCGTAGAAGCGCAATAGCAATTCTTCGTCAGAAAGATGTGGCCCGCCATATTGCTTGCGCACTTCCGCGAGCGTCGGCTCGGGATGCACAATCTTCTCGATCTCACGCGCGCGCGGCCGGTTGAGAATCTTCGCTTTCGCCGCCCCGTCCATGTTGTCGCTGCCTTCCGTCCCCCACAAACCGAGCGCGTATTGAATCACCTGATCGGTTACTTCTTTATAGCGCTCGCCGACGATCACGTTGATCGCCGCCTGGCTGCCAACGAACTGCGCGAACGGCGTCACCATGATCGGATAGCCAAGCTCGGCGCGCACCTGCGCCGTCTCTTCGAGCACTTCCTGGAGCTTGTCCTCTTTGCCCATAACTTTTAGTTGATGGCGCAAGTTGGAAATCATCCCGCCCGGCACTTGGTGCGCGTACCAGTTCTGGTCGTATTCGCGCGGCGCGCCGATGGGCAATCCCTCTTCCTGCGCGATGCGCGAAAAATGCGCGCTCACCGGCGGCAGCGCATCGAGATTGACCGACGGCTGAAATCCGAGCGCGCGCAAATTGCTCGCGACGTTGAATACCGAAGGCTGAGACGAACCGTTGGCCAACGGCGGGATCGCCGTGTGGACGATGCGAATGCCTTCCTTCACCGCTTCGAGCAGATTGAACGGCGCCAGGCCATTATTGCAGTGCGCATGAAACTCCAGCGGAATATCGCCCGTGCTTTGCTTGATCAGCCGAACCAACGTCCGCGTGCGCTCCGGCGTGAGCATGCCGCCGACATCTTTGAAGCAGATGCGATACGGCTTGATCGCCGCCGCGTCGCGCGCCTTCTGCGCGTAGTACGCGTCGGTATGGCGCGGCGAGATCGAGTAAATCAAATTCACCACCGATTCCATGCCGAGCTTGCGCAGCTCCGCTGCTTCTTTGCCCAGCGCGACGAAGTCGTTCCAGTAATTCGACGTGCGCGTCAGATCGATGCCATACTTGGCGACGGTTTGAATCACCAGCCGGCGGATGCAGTCGGGAATCCATTCGAAGCCGCTGTGCAGCCCGCCGTGATAGCGTAAGCGGGTCTTCTTGATCTCCTTAGTGCCGAGCCGCAGCCAATCCCACGGATCTTCCTTGTGCTCGCGAACAAATTTCTTGAAGCGCAGACTCAAAAAGAATTCCATCGAGTCGAATCCGGCCTCATCCAAATGACGCAGCGCCGGCAGCATCATCCCGGTCGTCATGCCATAAGCCCAGAGACTGATATCGCCATCGCGCAAAGTAGTATCGACGATCCGAACTTCGTCCATCCGTTCCTCCAGCAACAAAATAGCAAACGCTAATCAATCCTTAGCGCGAATCCGTGAAACGAGGCAAGCTGCTCGTGTACGTATGAGGTGATACAATCGCTTAAGTGAATTGATCTCGATCTTGCCAGCAGCCTTTGCGGATATTAATATCGGCAAACAGAGTTCCATATATTATTGGTTCGGCTAGTATGGCGCGGCGTGCTATGGTGGAATTGGGTGAGGATTGATTATGCCGATTCTATCCATGTTTTACGGCGTCGTGGTGCGGATGTATTTCTTCGACGACAAGCAGCACCATGTCCCCCATGTTCATGCCGAGTATTCCGGCCGTGAGGCCGTGTTTTCAATTGTGAGCGGAGAGTTGCTAGCCGGTGAACTGCCCTCCGGGAAAGCAAGGCTAGTGCAAGCGTGGATCGAAATCCACGGTGTCGAGCTGCAAGCCGCATGGGAGTTGGCCGTCAACGGCGAAGAGGTGTTTAGAATCGACCCACTGAAGTAGGAGGATCAATGAATCCACACGTCAAATATGTCCGTCCTTTGGACGACTACGAATTAGAGGTCTCGTTCGAGAACGGCGAATCGCGGAGATTCGACGTGAAACCTTATCTCGGACGCGGAATTTTCGTGCGTCTCCGCGACCTCACACTCTTTCGCGGGGTTAGGGTCATTGCGGGTTCTATCGAGTGGCCCGGAGGGCTCGATCTGAGCTATGACACACTCTACGTCGACGGCCAGCCGAATATTGCACCGGCACTGAAAGCCGAACAAGGCCATGCACCCGACGACTAGAAAAAGCGCGCGCGGGTGATGGCCGAGCCGTTCAACTCAAAACAATCTCTCTGATCTTTCCAACGGTATAGAACTAATTAATCGCATCATTTTTTTCTGTCATCGCAGGCGACGAACTAAGCCGAAGACAACGGCCTACAGATCGCTTTCTTAGAAGAAACTTTTGAGAGCCTCCAAACCGGCTCGCATCATCCCTCATCCCTCATCCTTCCGCCTTCATCCCTTTCCCCAACTTCTCCTTGACAGCTTCGCGCGCCCGGCAATATGATCCGGCCAATCTCAGGAGGCGCTCAATGTTCAAACTTATCGTCGCAATCGCCGTCGCTCTAACATTCTCGCCAGCGAATCCCGTTGCCGCGCAGCCAATCAAGATGACTATCGGTCAGACTGGGGTCAATCCCGGCACTGGGCCGCTGCTCATTGCGCAGAAAGAAAACCTCTTCGC includes:
- a CDS encoding extracellular solute-binding protein, which produces MLVKLSGARLMNQYFSALRASLRRFIPPLKKGGMGGFSFVHKIQIPLVPPFSKGEVGVISAVFLFLGLGIADAQTKKPMTLAELAAYTGTDREQRLIAGAKGEGKVTWYTSLAGSSYKDLASGFEKKYGIKIEPYRGTSTDIMTKVTAEAQAKQIIADVIETTLPTLRYLRENKLLIPYTSVHLAKYPAHAKESAGKGLVYWGIDRETYMGVGYNTNLIPASAVPKNYGDLLKPELKGKIGFVSNETGTRTLGAILKIKGEEFVKKLRVQDIALHNVSGRAMADLVMSGEVALSPTIFRDHALEAKAKGAPIDWAAMEVVPTNAGGVSLVAQAPHSFAAVLLTDFLLGPEAAKILGDLEYGSVFKPVSYKLWYPEAGMSTAQYDKAAERWEKLLREIGRKQQM
- a CDS encoding biotin carboxyl carrier protein, which encodes MDEVRIVDTTLRDGDISLWAYGMTTGMMLPALRHLDEAGFDSMEFFLSLRFKKFVREHKEDPWDWLRLGTKEIKKTRLRYHGGLHSGFEWIPDCIRRLVIQTVAKYGIDLTRTSNYWNDFVALGKEAAELRKLGMESVVNLIYSISPRHTDAYYAQKARDAAAIKPYRICFKDVGGMLTPERTRTLVRLIKQSTGDIPLEFHAHCNNGLAPFNLLEAVKEGIRIVHTAIPPLANGSSQPSVFNVASNLRALGFQPSVNLDALPPVSAHFSRIAQEEGLPIGAPREYDQNWYAHQVPGGMISNLRHQLKVMGKEDKLQEVLEETAQVRAELGYPIMVTPFAQFVGSQAAINVIVGERYKEVTDQVIQYALGLWGTEGSDNMDGAAKAKILNRPRAREIEKIVHPEPTLAEVRKQYGGPHLSDEELLLRFYAGPEFVDALKLAPPRKEYLDARKPLVRLVEEISKKKLGHVYIRKGDFSLTIQRGE
- a CDS encoding DUF4160 domain-containing protein, with the protein product MPILSMFYGVVVRMYFFDDKQHHVPHVHAEYSGREAVFSIVSGELLAGELPSGKARLVQAWIEIHGVELQAAWELAVNGEEVFRIDPLK
- a CDS encoding DUF2442 domain-containing protein, translating into MNPHVKYVRPLDDYELEVSFENGESRRFDVKPYLGRGIFVRLRDLTLFRGVRVIAGSIEWPGGLDLSYDTLYVDGQPNIAPALKAEQGHAPDD